The Fusarium graminearum PH-1 chromosome 2, whole genome shotgun sequence genome includes a region encoding these proteins:
- a CDS encoding homogentisate 1,2-dioxygenase translates to MPITTFDLKEKYRYQNGFNCDLESEAVEGALPIGHNSPQKPPFGLYAEKLSGTAFTAPRHENKQTWLYRVLPSCSHPPYKADTQAASEDNKTLDGAEDAKLHYIPNQLRWDPFDHNEAKDQDFVTGLRLVAGAGDPTLKEGLGMYIYAAGKSMDEKSAFYSADGDLLIVAQEGALDIRTEFGWLLVRPMEIAVIPRGVKYQVHLPSGPARGYALELYQGHFNLPELGPIGSNGLANSRDFQSPVACFSEDFGATAMEGSSKYTVSVKFNNNLFKTVQVHTPFDVVAWHGNYYPYKYDLGRFNTIGSISFDHPDPSIFTVLSAPTNTPGTAVADFVIFPPRWLVGEDTFRPPWYHRNTMSEFMGLIQGGYDAKKGGAGGFVPGGASLHNVMSGHGPDAESYEGARNAELKPVKVGTGSCAFMFESCLMVGVTQWGLRTCQKVQEGYNEESWGGVKNFWRMPEGLKVKSHLL, encoded by the exons ATGCCCATCACAACCTTTGATCTCAAGGAGAAATACCGTTATCAGAATGGCTTCAACTGCGATTTAGA ATctgaagctgttgagggTGCTTTGCCCATCGGCCATAACTCCCCTCAGAAGCCACCATTCGGCCTCTACGCTGAAAAGCTCTCTGGAACAGCCTTTACAGCCCCGCGACACgaaaacaagcaaacatgGCTTTACCGTGTCCTTCCCTCTTGCTCTCATCCTCCATACAAGGCTGATACGCAAGCTGCCAGCGAGGACAACAAGACCCTCGACGGCGCCGAGGATGCAAAGCTGCACTACATCCCTAACCAGCTCCGATGGGATCCCTTTGATCATAATGAGGCCAAGGATCAGGACTTTGTCACTGGTTTGAGACTTGTTGCTGGCGCTGGAGATCCTACGCTGAAAGAGGGCTTGGGTATGTATATCTACGCAGCTGGGAAGAGTATGGATGAGAAGTCAGCTTTTTACTCTGCCGATGGTGATCTTCTCATCGTTGCGCAAGAAGGCGCTCTTGATATCCGCACAGAATTCGGATGGTTGCTCGTCAGACCCATGGAGATCGCCGTCATCCCTCGAGGTGTAAAGTATCAGGTCCATCTTCCCTCCGGCCCAGCTCGAGGCTATGCTCTGGAACTATACCAAGGCCACTTCAACCTCCCTGAGCTTGGCCCCATTGGTTCTAACGGTCTAGCCAACTCCCGAGACTTCCAATCCCCTGTTGCATGCTTCAGCGAGGACTTTGGCGCTACAGCCATGGAGGGATCAAGCAAGTACACTGTGTctgtcaagttcaacaacaacctcttcaagacggTGCAGGTACACACGCCCTTTGATGTCGTGGCATGGCATGGAAACTACTACCCTTACAAGTACGATCTCGGCcgcttcaacaccatcggcAGCATCTCATTCGACCACCCCGACCCATCCATCTTTACCGTTCTATCCGCACCGACAAACACCCCCGGCACAGCAGTTGCAGACTTTGTTATCTTCCCCCCGCGCTGGCTCGTCGGTGAAGATACATTCCGTCCCCCATGGTACCACCGCAACACGATGAGTGAGTTCATGGGCTTGATCCAGGGCGGCTACGATGCGAAGAAGGGAGGTGCAGGCGGTTTTGTGCCTGGCGGTGCAAGTCTGCATAATGTCATGAGCGGCCACGGTCCTGATGCAGAGAGCTACGAGGGTGCGCGCAACGCAGAACTCAAGCCTGTAAAGGTAGGAACAGGAAGTTGCGCATTCATGTTTGAGAGTTGTTTGATGGTTGGTGTTACGCAATGGGGATTGAGGACGTGTCAGAAGGTCCAAGAGGGATATAATGAGGAGAGTTGGGGCGGTGTTAAGAACTTCTGGAGGATGCCTGAGGGGCTCAAGGTGAAGTCACACTTGCTGTAA